Proteins encoded in a region of the Isosphaeraceae bacterium EP7 genome:
- the rpoB gene encoding DNA-directed RNA polymerase subunit beta, which yields MPTASTVRRIRPERQRNFGKIPDSFQVPDLTEIQTRSYERFLQADLPPEDRADSGLEGVFREIFPIESYDKTLKLEYIKFELGKPRYEPDECRQLRLTYGRPLHVWLKLNKGEVAIEESVYLGDMPIMIGGGEFIINGAERVVVSQLHRSPGVDFVVEIESSDRKLHACRIIPERGSWIELQVTKKDTLGVRIDQSGKFSSMTLLRAMFRRIKDAEGVVEKFADYSDDAAILSAFYETEDVSTDEADAAAKLEGKVACGDVIDPTTGEVLVPSGGTMSAAAAQILVDANIGTIMILKEAKVDPLILNSLQDDPTSDHESALLRIYQRLRPGNPPQLQKAEELFFEKFFDTNRYRLGRVGRFRINRKFEQALPEDQMTLDTIDYVNAIKYILALRKGKGHVDDIDHLGNRRLRTIDELAADELRKGFLKLRRTVQERMSLKDAEDMTPRSLINPKSISAAIDYFFGRGELSQVVDQTNPLAQLTHERRLSALGPGGLNRKRAGFEVRDVHISHYGRICPIETPEGTNIGLISSLGIYGGVDEYGFLVTPYRKIEKGLRTEHVVWMRADEESEAYLAPADAPTDENGKLKGPLVIARYQTDFHTIPVDQVEYMDISPKQMVGVSAGLIPFLEHDDANRALMGSNMQRQAVPLLVAEPPIVATGLEKAVAMNSGMIVKAQQDGTITYVDSNRIIVDHNQIHKLRKYVGLNERTCLNQKPVVSVGQVVKKGDILADGASTYLGELALGRNVLVGFMAWDGYNFEDAIIISERLVKEDVYTSIHIEEFEIEIRETKLGREEFTRDIPNVSEKALRNLDENGIVRIGTYVKPGDILVGKVAPKSKSELTPEEKLLHAIFGRAGEDVKNDSLDVPSGVEGIVINTQRFSRRMSLSEDERKSFEKELKDTEAIESVKIADEYKQLVKALEAIVGGPVVDPATGKALGRDKDPKVLADESERFKLESYDLRSPEKAVEARKVVRQYTPRIESLRDEKDRRLNSLKRGDELPSGVLQMVKIYIATKRVISVGDKMAGRHGNKGVISKILPEEDMPFLADGTPVEILLNPLGVPSRMNVGQILEIHLGWAAAKLGFQAVCPVFDGASEDTIRQCLVDAGLPENGKAVLYDGRTGEKFDQRVTVGYLYMLKLHHLVDDKIHARATGPYSLITQQPLGGKARFGGQRFGEMEVWALEAYGAAYILQELLTVKSDDVEGRTKIYESMVKGENTLEAGTPASFDVLTNEIRGLGLNMQLEKKRV from the coding sequence ATGCCCACTGCCAGTACCGTGCGGCGGATCAGGCCCGAACGTCAGCGGAACTTCGGCAAGATTCCCGACTCGTTCCAGGTCCCCGACCTGACCGAGATCCAGACCCGCAGCTACGAGCGATTCCTGCAGGCCGACCTGCCGCCGGAAGATCGCGCCGACAGCGGCCTGGAGGGGGTCTTCCGCGAGATCTTCCCGATCGAAAGCTATGACAAGACGCTGAAGCTCGAATACATCAAGTTCGAACTGGGCAAGCCGCGGTACGAGCCCGACGAGTGCCGCCAGCTGCGCCTGACCTATGGCCGGCCGCTGCACGTCTGGCTGAAGCTGAACAAGGGCGAGGTCGCCATCGAGGAGTCGGTCTATCTGGGCGACATGCCCATCATGATCGGCGGCGGCGAGTTTATCATCAATGGCGCCGAACGCGTCGTTGTCAGCCAGCTCCATCGCTCTCCCGGCGTCGACTTCGTCGTCGAGATCGAGTCGAGCGATCGCAAGCTGCATGCCTGCCGGATCATCCCCGAGCGCGGCAGCTGGATCGAGCTTCAGGTCACCAAGAAGGACACCCTCGGTGTCCGGATCGACCAGTCGGGCAAGTTCTCGTCGATGACCTTGCTGCGGGCCATGTTCCGCCGGATCAAGGACGCCGAGGGCGTTGTCGAGAAGTTCGCCGACTACTCCGACGACGCGGCCATCCTCTCGGCGTTCTACGAGACCGAGGACGTCTCCACCGACGAGGCCGATGCCGCGGCCAAGCTCGAGGGCAAGGTTGCCTGCGGCGACGTCATCGACCCGACCACGGGCGAGGTCCTCGTCCCCAGCGGTGGGACCATGTCTGCTGCGGCTGCCCAGATCCTGGTCGACGCCAATATCGGCACGATCATGATCCTGAAAGAGGCCAAGGTCGACCCCTTGATCCTCAACTCGCTGCAGGATGACCCGACGAGCGATCACGAGAGCGCCCTGCTCCGGATCTATCAGCGGCTACGTCCGGGCAATCCGCCGCAGCTCCAGAAGGCCGAGGAACTCTTCTTCGAGAAGTTCTTCGACACGAATCGCTACCGCCTCGGCCGGGTCGGTCGGTTCCGGATCAACCGGAAGTTCGAGCAGGCGCTGCCCGAAGACCAGATGACCCTGGACACGATCGACTACGTCAACGCCATCAAGTACATCCTCGCCCTCCGCAAGGGCAAGGGGCACGTTGACGACATCGACCACCTGGGCAATCGTCGCCTGCGGACCATCGATGAGCTGGCCGCCGACGAGCTTCGCAAGGGATTCCTCAAGCTCCGCCGCACCGTCCAGGAGCGGATGAGTCTGAAGGACGCCGAGGATATGACTCCTCGGTCGCTGATCAATCCCAAGAGCATCAGCGCCGCGATCGACTACTTCTTCGGCCGCGGCGAGCTGTCGCAGGTCGTTGACCAGACGAACCCGCTGGCCCAGCTCACGCACGAGCGTCGCCTCTCTGCCCTCGGCCCTGGCGGCTTGAACCGTAAGCGTGCCGGGTTCGAAGTGCGCGACGTGCATATCTCCCACTACGGCCGTATCTGCCCGATCGAGACCCCTGAAGGGACGAACATCGGCCTGATCAGCTCGCTGGGGATCTACGGGGGAGTCGACGAGTACGGCTTCCTGGTCACCCCCTACCGCAAGATCGAGAAGGGCTTGCGCACCGAACACGTGGTCTGGATGCGTGCCGACGAGGAAAGCGAGGCCTACCTCGCCCCCGCCGACGCCCCGACCGACGAGAACGGCAAGCTGAAAGGCCCACTGGTCATCGCCCGGTACCAGACCGACTTCCACACGATTCCGGTGGACCAGGTCGAGTACATGGACATCTCCCCCAAGCAGATGGTGGGCGTGTCCGCCGGCCTCATCCCGTTCCTGGAGCACGACGACGCCAACCGCGCGTTGATGGGCTCCAACATGCAGCGGCAGGCCGTCCCGTTGCTCGTCGCCGAGCCGCCGATCGTGGCCACGGGCCTCGAAAAGGCCGTGGCGATGAACTCGGGGATGATCGTCAAGGCCCAGCAGGATGGGACGATCACTTACGTCGATAGCAACCGGATCATCGTCGACCACAATCAGATCCACAAACTGCGCAAGTACGTCGGCCTGAACGAGCGGACTTGCCTGAACCAGAAGCCGGTCGTCTCCGTCGGGCAGGTCGTCAAGAAGGGCGACATCCTGGCCGACGGTGCTAGCACCTACCTGGGCGAGCTGGCCCTGGGCCGCAACGTCCTGGTCGGGTTCATGGCCTGGGACGGGTACAACTTCGAAGACGCGATCATCATCTCCGAACGCCTGGTGAAGGAAGACGTTTATACGTCGATCCACATCGAGGAGTTCGAGATCGAGATCCGCGAGACGAAGCTGGGACGCGAGGAATTCACCCGCGACATCCCCAACGTCTCGGAGAAGGCCCTGCGCAACCTGGACGAGAACGGGATCGTCCGGATCGGCACCTATGTCAAGCCGGGCGACATTCTCGTCGGCAAGGTGGCGCCGAAGTCCAAGAGCGAGCTGACCCCCGAAGAGAAGCTGCTGCACGCGATCTTCGGCCGTGCCGGCGAGGACGTGAAGAATGACAGCCTGGACGTCCCCTCGGGCGTCGAGGGTATCGTCATCAACACGCAGCGGTTCAGCCGTCGGATGAGCCTCAGCGAGGACGAGCGCAAGTCGTTCGAGAAAGAGCTGAAGGACACCGAGGCGATCGAGAGCGTCAAGATCGCCGACGAGTACAAGCAGCTGGTCAAGGCGCTCGAAGCGATCGTCGGCGGCCCCGTGGTCGACCCGGCGACCGGCAAGGCGCTGGGCCGTGACAAGGACCCGAAGGTCCTGGCCGACGAGAGCGAGCGGTTCAAGCTCGAGTCGTACGACCTCCGGAGCCCCGAGAAGGCGGTCGAGGCCCGCAAGGTCGTCCGCCAGTACACCCCACGGATCGAGTCGCTCCGCGACGAGAAGGACCGTCGGCTGAACAGCCTGAAGCGGGGCGACGAGCTACCCTCGGGCGTCCTGCAGATGGTCAAGATCTACATCGCGACGAAGCGAGTGATCTCCGTCGGCGACAAGATGGCCGGCCGTCACGGCAACAAGGGTGTCATCTCCAAGATCCTCCCCGAGGAGGACATGCCGTTCCTCGCGGATGGCACCCCGGTCGAGATCCTGCTCAACCCGCTGGGCGTGCCCAGCCGCATGAATGTCGGTCAGATCCTGGAGATTCACCTTGGCTGGGCCGCGGCCAAGCTCGGGTTCCAGGCCGTCTGCCCGGTCTTCGACGGGGCGAGCGAGGATACCATCCGCCAGTGCCTGGTCGACGCTGGCCTGCCCGAAAACGGCAAGGCGGTCCTCTACGACGGGCGGACGGGAGAGAAGTTCGACCAGCGGGTGACGGTGGGCTACCTCTACATGCTCAAGCTGCATCACCTGGTCGACGACAAGATCCACGCGCGGGCCACGGGCCCGTATTCGCTGATCACGCAGCAGCCCTTGGGCGGCAAGGCGAGATTCGGCGGTCAGCGGTTCGGTGAGATGGAAGTCTGGGCGCTGGAAGCCTATGGCGCCGCCTACATCCTGCAGGAACTCTTGACCGTCAAGAGCGACGACGTCGAGGGGCGTACGAAGATCTACGAGTCGATGGTCAAGGGGGAGAACACGCTCGAGGCCGGCACCCCCGCCAGCTTCGATGTGCTCACCAACGAGATTCGCGGCCTCGGGCTGAACATGCAGCTCGAGAAGAAGCGA